In Jaculus jaculus isolate mJacJac1 chromosome 4, mJacJac1.mat.Y.cur, whole genome shotgun sequence, a single genomic region encodes these proteins:
- the LOC101612998 gene encoding olfactory receptor 6B3: protein MKGENVTKVSAFILLGFPTGPGLQYALFLLFLLTYLFVLVENLTIILTVWSSASLHRPMYYFLGIMSTLEIWYVCDIIPKMLDGFLLQRKRISFIGCMTQLYFFSSLVCTECVLLASMAYDRYVAICHPLRYQVIMTTGLCVQLVAFSFASGFTISMIKVYFISSATFCGSNVLNHFFCDISPILKLACTDFSTAELVDFILAFLILVFPLLATVLSYGHITLAVLRIPSATGRWRAFSTCASHLTVVTIFYTALLFMYVRPQAIDTRSSNKLISVLYTVLTPILNPLIYCLRNAEFKDALRKAMGLSGALS, encoded by the coding sequence ATGAAGGGGGAGAACGTCACCAAGGTCAGTGCATTCATCCTGCTGGGCTTCCCCACAGGCCCCGGGCTTCAGTACgcgctcttcctcctcttcctgctcACCTACCTCTTTGTGCTGGTGGAGAACCTGACCATCATCCTCACTGTCTGGAGCAGTGCCTCCCTACACAGGCCCATGTACTACTTCCTGGGCATTATGTCAACTTTGGAGATCTGGTATGTGTGTGACATCATCCCCAAGATGCTGGACGGCTTCCTCCTGCAGCGCAAACGCATCTCGTTCATCGGGTGCATGACTCAGCTCTACTTCTTCAGCTCCCTGGTGTGCACTGAGTGTGTGCTCCTGGCCTCCATGGCCTACGACCGCTACGTGGCCATCTGCCACCCCCTACGCTACCAAGTCATCATGACCACAGGACTGTGTGTCCAGCTCGTGGCCTTCTCTTTTGCAAGTGGCTTCACCATCTCTATGATCAAGGTCTACTTCATTTCCAGTGCCACGTTCTGTGGCTCCAATGTCTTGAACCACTTCTTCTGTGACATCTCCCCCATCCTCAAGCTGGCCTGCACCGACTTCTCTACTGCAGAGCTGGTGGACTTCATCTTGGCCTTCCTCATCCTGGTGTTCCCGCTCCTGGCCACTGTTCTGTCCTATGGACACATCACGCTGGCCGTGCTGCGCATCCCTTCTGCCACGGGCCGCTGGAGAGCCTtctccacctgtgcctcccaccTCACTGTCGTCACCATCTTCTATACGGCCTTGCTTTTCATGTATGTGCGGCCTCAGGCCATTGACACCCGGAGTTCCAACAAGCTCATCTCTGTTCTGTACACTGTCCTCACGCCCATCTTGAACCCCCTGATCTACTGCCTGAGGAACGCGGAGTTTAAAGATGCCTTGAGAAAGGCCATGGGCTTGAGTGGAGCCCTGTCATAG